In Nonomuraea sp. NBC_00507, the following are encoded in one genomic region:
- a CDS encoding glycoside hydrolase family 32 protein translates to MTPHRPRLHYTPVRNWMNDPNGLVWHDGEYHLFYQYNPYGNDWGNMSWGHAVSTDLVHWEELGVAIEATDDEHVFSGSAVIDHDGTMVAVYTGYYPASGLQAQSLARSTDRGRTWTRHPGNPVLDIGSKEFRDPKVFWYGPGGYWVMAVVLALEWKVSFYRSGDLLSWTWLSDFGPDGSVDGVWEVPDLFELDGRWVLVVSLNPGGPAGGSGVQYFVGRFDGVTFTSDWPASWADHGRDFYAAVSWNHTPDGRRRWIGWMSNWDDAAAHPTDPWRGAQSLPRELLLEDIGGRPRLVQRPVAALQALRSTDAVHLADLNVPPGVTFRPVPEGALEITAEFEPGTAERFGLVIHEGLRIGYDVVRGEAFVDGTPSGRHAAPLSADGLRLTAIVDTSSVEVFFDRGQVVFTEQVFFGPGSPCVGLFADSGTALLRSATIHSLASIWDE, encoded by the coding sequence GTGACGCCGCACCGTCCGCGGCTGCACTACACGCCCGTGCGCAACTGGATGAACGACCCCAACGGCCTGGTCTGGCACGACGGCGAGTACCACCTCTTCTACCAGTACAACCCCTACGGGAACGACTGGGGGAACATGTCGTGGGGACACGCCGTCAGCACCGACCTGGTCCACTGGGAGGAACTCGGCGTCGCGATCGAGGCCACCGACGACGAGCACGTCTTCTCCGGGAGCGCCGTGATCGACCACGACGGAACCATGGTCGCCGTCTACACCGGCTACTACCCCGCGTCGGGGCTGCAGGCGCAGTCGCTGGCCCGCAGCACCGACCGGGGCAGGACGTGGACCCGCCACCCGGGCAACCCCGTCCTCGACATCGGCTCCAAGGAGTTCCGCGACCCCAAGGTCTTCTGGTACGGCCCAGGGGGCTACTGGGTCATGGCCGTCGTGCTGGCCCTGGAGTGGAAGGTGAGCTTCTACCGCTCCGGCGACCTGCTCTCCTGGACGTGGCTGAGCGACTTCGGACCTGACGGATCCGTAGACGGCGTCTGGGAAGTGCCCGACCTGTTCGAGCTGGACGGCAGGTGGGTGCTGGTCGTCAGCCTCAATCCCGGCGGGCCGGCCGGCGGCTCCGGCGTCCAATACTTCGTGGGCCGCTTCGACGGCGTCACCTTCACCAGCGACTGGCCGGCCTCCTGGGCGGACCACGGCCGTGACTTCTACGCCGCGGTCTCGTGGAATCACACCCCGGACGGGCGGCGCCGCTGGATCGGCTGGATGAGCAACTGGGATGACGCCGCCGCCCACCCCACCGATCCCTGGCGTGGGGCGCAGAGTCTGCCGCGCGAGCTCCTGCTGGAGGACATCGGCGGCCGCCCGCGCCTGGTGCAGCGGCCCGTGGCCGCCCTCCAGGCGCTGCGCTCGACCGACGCCGTCCACCTCGCCGATCTGAACGTCCCGCCCGGCGTCACGTTCCGTCCCGTGCCCGAGGGGGCGCTGGAGATCACGGCGGAGTTCGAGCCGGGTACGGCGGAGCGGTTCGGGCTGGTGATCCACGAGGGACTGCGCATCGGGTACGACGTCGTCCGTGGCGAGGCGTTCGTGGACGGGACGCCCAGCGGCAGGCACGCCGCCCCGCTCTCCGCGGATGGCCTGCGCCTGACCGCCATCGTGGACACCTCCTCGGTCGAGGTCTTCTTCGACCGCGGTCAGGTCGTCTTCACCGAACAGGTCTTCTTCGGCCCCGGCTCGCCCTGCGTGGGCCTGTTCGCCGACAGCGGCACGGCGCTGCTGCGATCGGCGACCATCCACTCACTGGCCTCCATCTGGGACGAATGA
- a CDS encoding LacI family DNA-binding transcriptional regulator, with protein MATLKDVATRAGVSVSTVSLVMNGRDAGRVKPAIGERVRRAAAELGYAPNLLARSLRTRQTNTIGLLSDMVASTAFAGRMLKGAQEAAWEQGCLLLLIDTGGNAEMEQSAVRALVQRNVDALIYASMYHREIELPEIPEGLPLIVLDGRPVEGDVDWVVPDERGGARAAVEHLRAAGHTRVGFCTVDEDIPAAHQRLEAYRDTLGGHFEPSLVMRGTTGDAHSGQWAARELLSRPDRPTALFCYNDRVAMGAYRAARHLGLAVPGEVSIVGFDDQEHIADSLEPGLTTVALPHYEMGAWAASRLLSRAEGDATEHKLMPCPLVVRDSVAVPR; from the coding sequence GTGGCGACCCTGAAGGACGTGGCGACGAGAGCCGGCGTTTCGGTCTCCACCGTGTCGCTCGTCATGAACGGCAGGGACGCCGGGCGGGTCAAGCCGGCCATCGGTGAGCGCGTCAGGCGCGCGGCGGCCGAGCTCGGCTACGCGCCCAACCTGCTCGCCCGCAGTTTGCGCACCCGTCAGACCAACACCATTGGCCTGCTGTCGGACATGGTGGCCAGCACGGCGTTCGCGGGCCGGATGCTCAAGGGCGCCCAGGAGGCGGCGTGGGAGCAGGGCTGCCTGCTGCTGCTCATCGACACGGGCGGCAACGCCGAGATGGAGCAGAGCGCGGTGCGGGCACTGGTCCAGCGCAATGTCGACGCGCTGATCTACGCCTCGATGTACCACCGCGAGATCGAGCTGCCGGAGATCCCCGAAGGACTGCCGCTGATCGTGCTGGACGGGCGGCCCGTCGAGGGGGACGTCGACTGGGTGGTGCCCGACGAGCGCGGCGGCGCGCGGGCCGCGGTGGAGCACCTGAGGGCCGCCGGGCACACCCGGGTCGGGTTCTGCACGGTCGATGAGGACATACCGGCCGCCCACCAGCGGCTGGAAGCGTACCGAGACACGCTCGGCGGGCATTTCGAACCGTCGCTGGTGATGCGTGGGACGACCGGAGACGCCCACAGCGGGCAGTGGGCGGCGCGGGAGCTGCTGTCGCGGCCCGATCGGCCGACCGCGCTGTTCTGCTACAACGACCGCGTGGCGATGGGGGCTTACCGGGCCGCCCGCCACCTGGGGCTCGCCGTACCGGGCGAGGTGTCGATCGTCGGTTTCGACGACCAGGAGCACATCGCCGACTCACTGGAGCCCGGGCTGACCACCGTCGCCCTGCCGCACTACGAAATGGGCGCCTGGGCGGCGTCCCGCCTGCTGAGCAGGGCCGAGGGCGACGCGACCGAGCACAAGCTCATGCCATGCCCGCTGGTCGTCCGCGACTCGGTGGCGGTGCCGCGGTGA
- a CDS encoding TetR/AcrR family transcriptional regulator — MPRISAATIGEHRAQTRDRILQAVSRLARVQGIDGISLTDVAAEAGITRTVLYNYFPDKAALLLAFTERVTQYFIDSYERELAEGASPADRLRAFVRLQLAGLLAHPHPGAADLSAALGPDAYQQLAEHVAPMQRILVEILESGTASGDFRVVDVAATARMVLAVIGAERVPLISGAVTVEAAQALVCEFVLRALGSRSAT, encoded by the coding sequence ATGCCCCGCATCTCGGCCGCCACGATCGGCGAGCACCGCGCTCAGACGCGTGACCGCATCCTGCAGGCCGTCTCGCGCCTGGCCCGCGTGCAGGGCATCGACGGCATCTCCCTGACGGACGTGGCCGCGGAGGCCGGGATCACCCGGACGGTGCTGTACAACTACTTTCCGGACAAGGCCGCGTTGCTGCTGGCGTTCACCGAACGGGTGACCCAATACTTCATCGACAGCTACGAGCGGGAGCTGGCGGAGGGCGCCTCGCCGGCGGATCGGTTGCGGGCGTTCGTGCGGCTGCAGCTGGCCGGGTTGCTGGCGCATCCGCATCCTGGGGCCGCCGATCTCAGTGCGGCGCTGGGGCCGGACGCATACCAGCAGTTGGCCGAGCATGTCGCGCCCATGCAACGCATTCTGGTGGAGATCCTGGAGAGCGGCACGGCGTCGGGCGACTTCCGGGTGGTCGATGTCGCTGCCACCGCCCGCATGGTCCTGGCCGTCATCGGGGCCGAGCGGGTACCGCTCATCAGCGGGGCCGTCACGGTGGAGGCGGCGCAGGCGCTGGTGTGCGAGTTCGTGTTGCGGGCGCTCGGCAGCCGATCCGCCACCTGA
- a CDS encoding MFS transporter, translated as MTLGPKELHNGEHLELKSASGRWVLLATVLGSGLALLDSTVVNVALPFLGEELDAGMDGLQWTINAYTLTLAGLILLGGSLGDRYGRRRVFLVGTVWFAVASALCGLAPNIEVLIAARALQGIGGALLTPGSLAIIQASFVRHDRPRAVGAWSGLGGVAAAIGPLLGGWLVQTVGWRWAFLINLPFALVVVLVALRHVPESRDEQAAGRFDVLGSVLAALALAGITYGLIETGALVPLLAGLALAAAFVVLEIRRSPDALVPVGIFKNHVFSAVNVVTLIMYAAMGVVFFLLVVQLQVVSGFSPIAAGLAMLPTTILMIVLSARAGDIAKRYGPRLPMTIGILIAGCGFLWMSTIGPDASYVLQVLPAVSVFGLGLSAAVAPLTATVLATADERYAGTASGVNNAVARTGSLLAVAAVPPLVGLVGDAFQNPPVFDAGFRMAMLISAGMMVVSALITFVTIRENVLAAED; from the coding sequence ATGACATTGGGCCCCAAAGAGCTCCACAACGGCGAGCACCTGGAGCTGAAGTCGGCGAGCGGCCGGTGGGTGTTACTGGCGACCGTCCTCGGGTCCGGACTCGCGCTGCTCGACAGCACCGTGGTCAACGTCGCACTGCCCTTTCTGGGCGAGGAACTCGACGCGGGCATGGACGGCCTGCAGTGGACGATCAACGCCTACACGCTCACCCTCGCCGGGCTGATTCTCCTGGGCGGGTCCCTCGGCGACCGCTATGGCCGGCGGAGGGTCTTCCTCGTCGGCACGGTGTGGTTCGCCGTGGCGTCCGCGCTGTGCGGGCTGGCGCCGAACATCGAGGTCCTGATCGCGGCCCGGGCCCTGCAGGGCATCGGCGGGGCGCTGCTGACGCCGGGGTCGCTGGCGATCATTCAGGCGTCGTTCGTGAGGCACGACCGGCCGCGGGCGGTCGGGGCATGGTCGGGGCTCGGCGGGGTGGCCGCCGCGATCGGGCCACTGCTCGGCGGGTGGCTGGTGCAGACGGTGGGGTGGCGGTGGGCGTTCCTGATCAACCTGCCGTTCGCGCTGGTGGTGGTGCTGGTCGCGCTGCGGCACGTGCCCGAGAGCAGGGACGAGCAGGCGGCGGGGCGCTTCGACGTGCTGGGGTCGGTGCTGGCGGCGCTGGCGCTGGCCGGCATCACGTACGGGCTGATCGAGACGGGTGCCCTGGTCCCGTTGCTGGCCGGGCTGGCGCTGGCGGCCGCGTTCGTGGTGCTGGAGATCCGCAGGTCGCCGGACGCGCTGGTGCCGGTGGGGATCTTCAAGAACCACGTGTTCTCGGCGGTGAACGTGGTGACACTGATCATGTACGCGGCCATGGGCGTGGTGTTCTTCCTGCTGGTCGTGCAGTTGCAGGTGGTGTCCGGGTTCTCGCCCATCGCGGCGGGCCTCGCCATGTTGCCGACCACGATTCTGATGATCGTGCTGTCGGCCAGGGCGGGTGACATCGCCAAGCGCTACGGGCCGCGCCTGCCGATGACCATCGGGATCCTGATCGCGGGCTGCGGGTTCCTCTGGATGAGCACGATCGGTCCGGACGCCTCCTACGTGCTGCAGGTCCTGCCCGCGGTGTCCGTCTTCGGGCTCGGGCTGTCGGCGGCGGTCGCGCCGCTGACGGCGACCGTCCTGGCCACCGCCGACGAGCGGTATGCGGGCACCGCCAGCGGCGTCAACAACGCGGTCGCCCGCACCGGCAGCCTGCTCGCCGTGGCCGCGGTGCCGCCGCTGGTCGGGCTGGTGGGCGACGCGTTCCAGAATCCGCCGGTGTTCGACGCCGGGTTCCGGATGGCGATGCTGATCAGTGCCGGGATGATGGTGGTGTCGGCGCTGATCACGTTCGTCACGATCAGGGAAAACGTGCTGGCGGCCGAGGACTAG
- a CDS encoding cytochrome P450: protein MDIDLADLDFWRRPLKERNEAFARLRQLEHPVFFPEKKVPLLRSGKGFYALVRHADVVEASRNAKIFSSEPAVTNPEPPGWVKQVFGESMVNMDDPRHARLRRIVTRSFSPKMLAGLQSDIEAACARIVDDVVKDGPRDFVTQVAARLPIHVICDMLDIPQELRAKVHQHVDVSTAYTGVRPSLARSVQMAGQNMLALLALQRMVIKLGHERVADPKGDLVSLLVNANPDGEKLTDKELGSFFALLLVAGNETARNTMAHGIKLLTDNPAQRELLMSDFGTHINAAIEEMVRYVSPIMQFRRTVTEDYSLRGLELKKGDKVVLFYGSANRDESVFPDPDTFDITRDTKPHVGFGGPGPHFCLGANLARQEMRTMFRELLTRLPGVRSVGEPELLLSNFDNSVRSQAFAF, encoded by the coding sequence GTGGACATCGACCTCGCTGATCTGGATTTCTGGCGCAGGCCGCTCAAAGAGCGGAATGAGGCGTTCGCCCGGCTCCGGCAATTAGAGCATCCGGTGTTCTTCCCGGAGAAGAAGGTGCCGCTCCTGCGCTCCGGCAAGGGCTTCTACGCGCTCGTACGGCACGCGGACGTGGTCGAGGCCAGCCGCAACGCCAAGATCTTCTCCAGCGAGCCGGCGGTCACCAACCCGGAGCCGCCCGGCTGGGTGAAGCAGGTGTTCGGCGAATCGATGGTCAACATGGACGACCCGCGCCACGCCCGCCTGCGCCGCATCGTCACCCGCTCCTTCAGCCCCAAGATGCTGGCCGGCCTGCAGAGCGACATCGAGGCCGCCTGCGCCCGCATCGTCGACGACGTCGTCAAGGACGGCCCCCGCGACTTCGTCACCCAGGTCGCCGCCCGCCTGCCGATTCACGTCATCTGCGACATGCTCGACATCCCGCAGGAGCTGCGGGCCAAGGTCCACCAGCACGTCGACGTCTCCACCGCCTACACCGGCGTACGCCCCAGCCTGGCCCGCAGCGTCCAGATGGCCGGCCAGAACATGCTGGCCCTGCTGGCGTTGCAGCGCATGGTCATCAAGCTCGGCCACGAACGCGTCGCCGACCCCAAGGGCGATCTCGTGTCCCTCCTGGTCAACGCCAACCCCGACGGGGAGAAGCTGACCGACAAGGAGCTCGGCTCCTTCTTCGCGCTGCTGCTGGTCGCCGGCAACGAGACCGCCCGCAACACGATGGCGCACGGCATCAAGCTCCTCACCGACAACCCGGCGCAGCGCGAGCTGCTCATGAGCGACTTCGGCACGCACATCAACGCGGCCATCGAGGAGATGGTCCGCTACGTCTCGCCCATCATGCAGTTCCGCCGCACGGTCACCGAGGACTATTCGCTGCGCGGCCTGGAGCTGAAGAAGGGCGACAAGGTCGTGTTGTTCTACGGCTCCGCCAACCGGGACGAGTCGGTCTTCCCCGACCCGGACACGTTCGACATCACCCGCGACACCAAGCCGCACGTCGGCTTCGGCGGCCCGGGACCGCACTTCTGCCTGGGCGCGAACCTGGCCAGGCAGGAGATGCGCACGATGTTCCGCGAGCTGCTGACCCGGCTCCCCGGCGTCCGCTCGGTCGGCGAGCCCGAGCTGCTGCTGTCGAACTTCGACAACAGCGTCCGCAGCCAGGCGTTCGCCTTCTAG
- a CDS encoding FG-GAP and VCBS repeat-containing protein, with product MNALLAACLVLPLASGATPAAARSCGGHPLDFDGDSRPDLAVAAPYDNARAGSVTVMYGSGKKVKLAQDGAEPGDSFGSALAVGDFNGDKCADLAVGVSEEFAGERISGADGNGVVQLFSGSVDGLVKGKELAVAKPSSDRFGASLAAGDLDGDGRDELVVGAPSHRSGGAVTVYWMKGRKPYQITQKTPWVRQAANVTDQWGASLATGDFDGDGRDELAVGAPADSVTLDGQGSVTVIDVRGERARQLTQSSPGIKGASEKWDGFGAALATGDFNGDGKADLAIGVPGEGITKNQRALDYGDGTVDVLYGSRNGLRTDKTEAWSQNTLDGKPRYYDRFGASLAAGDFNGDGRDELAIGVPGERAVQVLMGRSSGGLTRVGNLLIKGKGRDFGASMAALPLGERYRPLEKRRPLYGLVVAAPDQGLVMYAPGSRKPGLRLGKVRQLSKGTGLFGYAIG from the coding sequence ATGAATGCGCTGCTCGCCGCCTGCCTGGTTCTGCCCCTCGCTTCCGGCGCCACTCCCGCCGCCGCCCGCTCGTGCGGCGGGCATCCTCTCGACTTCGACGGCGACAGCCGTCCCGACCTCGCCGTGGCCGCCCCCTACGACAACGCGCGGGCCGGTTCGGTGACCGTCATGTATGGGTCGGGGAAGAAGGTGAAGCTCGCCCAGGACGGCGCGGAGCCGGGCGACTCGTTCGGATCGGCGCTGGCCGTCGGCGACTTCAACGGCGACAAGTGCGCCGACCTGGCCGTCGGGGTGTCGGAGGAGTTCGCCGGGGAGCGGATCTCCGGCGCCGACGGGAACGGGGTCGTCCAGCTCTTCAGCGGGTCCGTGGACGGTCTGGTCAAGGGCAAGGAGCTGGCGGTCGCGAAGCCGTCCAGCGACCGGTTCGGGGCCTCGCTGGCCGCCGGGGATCTCGACGGAGACGGGCGGGACGAGCTCGTCGTGGGTGCGCCCAGCCACCGGTCGGGTGGCGCGGTGACGGTGTACTGGATGAAGGGCCGCAAGCCGTACCAGATCACGCAGAAGACGCCGTGGGTGCGGCAGGCGGCGAACGTGACCGACCAGTGGGGCGCCTCGCTCGCGACCGGGGACTTCGACGGGGACGGGCGTGACGAGCTGGCCGTCGGGGCGCCTGCCGACAGCGTCACGCTGGACGGGCAGGGTTCGGTGACGGTGATCGACGTACGGGGTGAGCGGGCGCGGCAGCTCACCCAGAGCAGCCCGGGCATCAAGGGCGCCTCGGAGAAGTGGGACGGGTTCGGCGCGGCGCTGGCCACCGGGGACTTCAACGGCGACGGCAAGGCCGACCTGGCCATCGGCGTGCCCGGGGAGGGCATCACCAAGAACCAGCGCGCCCTGGACTACGGTGACGGCACCGTGGACGTCCTGTACGGCTCCCGCAACGGGCTGCGCACCGACAAGACCGAGGCCTGGTCGCAGAACACGCTCGACGGCAAGCCCCGTTACTACGACCGGTTCGGCGCGTCGCTGGCCGCCGGGGACTTCAACGGCGACGGCAGGGACGAGCTGGCCATCGGCGTGCCCGGCGAGCGGGCGGTCCAGGTGCTGATGGGCCGGTCCTCCGGCGGGCTGACCAGGGTCGGGAACCTGCTGATCAAGGGCAAGGGGCGGGACTTCGGCGCCTCAATGGCCGCGCTGCCCCTGGGCGAGCGCTACCGGCCGCTGGAGAAGCGCCGGCCGCTGTACGGGCTGGTGGTGGCGGCGCCGGACCAGGGGCTGGTCATGTACGCGCCGGGCTCCAGGAAGCCGGGTCTGCGGCTGGGCAAGGTCCGCCAGCTCAGCAAGGGCACCGGCCTGTTCGGCTACGCCATCGGCTGA
- a CDS encoding sensor histidine kinase, whose translation MRKYLARTPLWLRLVSATLLLVTLAITLTGLFAAWLLRGYLVDRVDQQLRAASTPRDMPPPPEPRPARPERFFGLFHVVVLNANGATIRTLSESTDEHVPALPRLAAADVRALQGRPFTVESRAAGGPSWRVVAAPGREGQSRVIAVNLGDVDATVSQLALIVAVAGGGTLIVLGVVCHWLVRRSLRPLRDIARTAKDIAGGDLSRRVPLWAATTEVGKLGRSLNTMLARIESAAREREEAAESARRSATAARRSEELMRRFMADASHELRTPLTSIRGFAELYRLGEERDLDEAVRLLSRIEGQAARMGLLMEDMLLLARLDQRRELAMRPVDLLSLAATAVIDAQTLAPDRRIELVRLFAGEGDVVVIGDEPRLGQVVGNLVTNALTHTPAGTAFQVRVGVDGDQAVVEVADEGPGFPPDVAERVFERFYRADPARGAGGSGLGLSIAATLVEAHGGIVTAESEPGKGALFRVILPVTQPMA comes from the coding sequence ATGAGGAAATATCTGGCGCGGACTCCGCTCTGGCTGCGGCTGGTCTCGGCCACCCTGCTGCTGGTCACCCTCGCCATCACCCTGACCGGCCTGTTCGCCGCATGGCTGCTGCGGGGCTACCTCGTCGACCGCGTCGACCAGCAACTGCGTGCCGCCAGCACCCCGCGCGACATGCCCCCGCCGCCCGAGCCGCGCCCGGCGCGCCCGGAACGTTTCTTCGGGCTGTTCCACGTCGTGGTGCTGAACGCGAACGGCGCCACGATCAGGACGCTCAGCGAGTCGACCGACGAGCACGTCCCCGCCCTGCCCCGGCTGGCCGCCGCCGACGTGCGCGCGCTCCAGGGCCGCCCGTTCACCGTTGAGTCGCGGGCGGCGGGCGGCCCGAGCTGGCGGGTCGTCGCCGCGCCCGGGCGCGAGGGCCAGAGCCGGGTGATCGCCGTCAATCTGGGCGACGTGGACGCCACGGTCTCGCAGCTCGCCCTCATCGTGGCGGTGGCCGGCGGCGGCACGCTGATCGTGCTCGGCGTCGTCTGCCATTGGCTGGTACGCCGCAGCCTGCGCCCGCTGCGCGACATCGCGCGGACGGCCAAGGACATCGCGGGCGGCGACCTGTCGCGCCGCGTGCCGCTCTGGGCGGCCACCACCGAGGTCGGCAAGCTCGGCCGCTCGCTCAACACCATGCTCGCCCGGATCGAGTCGGCAGCGCGGGAACGGGAGGAGGCGGCCGAGTCCGCCCGCCGCTCCGCCACGGCCGCCAGGCGCTCGGAAGAGCTGATGCGCCGGTTCATGGCCGACGCCTCCCACGAGCTGCGCACACCGCTGACGTCGATCAGGGGGTTCGCGGAGCTCTACCGGCTGGGGGAGGAGCGCGACCTGGACGAGGCCGTACGGCTGCTGAGCCGCATCGAGGGGCAGGCGGCGCGGATGGGGCTGCTGATGGAGGACATGCTGCTGCTCGCCCGGCTGGACCAGCGGCGCGAGCTGGCCATGCGGCCTGTGGACCTGCTGAGCCTGGCGGCCACGGCGGTGATCGACGCCCAGACGCTGGCCCCCGACCGGCGGATCGAGCTGGTACGGCTGTTCGCGGGAGAAGGCGATGTGGTGGTGATCGGGGACGAGCCGCGGCTCGGGCAGGTGGTCGGCAACCTCGTGACCAACGCGCTCACCCACACCCCGGCGGGCACGGCGTTCCAGGTGCGGGTCGGCGTGGACGGCGACCAGGCCGTGGTGGAGGTGGCCGACGAAGGGCCCGGGTTCCCGCCGGACGTGGCGGAGCGGGTGTTCGAGCGGTTCTACCGGGCCGACCCGGCACGCGGCGCCGGCGGGTCGGGACTGGGGTTGTCGATCGCGGCGACCCTGGTGGAGGCCCACGGCGGGATCGTCACCGCGGAGTCCGAGCCCGGCAAGGGCGCCCTGTTCCGGGTGATCCTTCCGGTGACTCAGCCGATGGCGTAG
- a CDS encoding response regulator transcription factor, with product MSREPEARLLVVDDEPNIRELFSASLRMAGFEVLTAADGMEALRVAEESSPDLVMLDVMLPDLDGLAVAGRLRSRGRRVPVLFVTAKDAPEDRIAGLGLGEDYVTKPFSLEEVIARIRAVLRRTRRGTPPPNRLQVADLELDEETHEVWRDGIPVKLSPTEFRLLQYFMLNVGRVLSKTQILDHVWNGDWRTDVGLVESYVSYLRRKVDTGERKYLHTLRGVGYILRPPRV from the coding sequence ATGAGCCGCGAGCCCGAGGCCAGGCTCCTGGTGGTCGACGACGAGCCCAACATCAGGGAGCTGTTCTCGGCCAGCCTGCGCATGGCCGGGTTCGAGGTGCTGACCGCCGCCGACGGCATGGAGGCGCTGCGGGTGGCCGAGGAGAGCTCGCCGGACCTGGTGATGCTCGACGTGATGCTGCCCGACCTTGACGGCCTGGCGGTCGCGGGCAGGCTGCGGTCCCGCGGCCGCCGGGTCCCCGTGCTCTTCGTGACCGCCAAGGACGCGCCCGAAGACAGGATCGCCGGGCTGGGGCTCGGCGAGGACTACGTGACCAAGCCGTTCAGCCTGGAAGAGGTCATCGCCCGGATCCGGGCGGTGCTGCGCAGGACCCGGCGCGGTACTCCGCCGCCGAACCGGCTGCAGGTGGCCGACCTGGAGCTGGATGAGGAGACCCACGAGGTCTGGCGGGACGGCATCCCCGTGAAGTTGTCGCCGACGGAGTTCAGGCTGCTGCAGTACTTCATGCTCAACGTGGGCCGGGTGCTGTCCAAGACGCAGATCCTCGACCACGTCTGGAACGGCGACTGGCGCACCGACGTCGGCCTCGTCGAGTCGTACGTCTCCTACCTGCGCAGGAAAGTGGACACCGGCGAGCGCAAATACCTGCACACGCTGCGCGGAGTCGGCTACATCCTGCGCCCGCCCCGCGTATGA
- a CDS encoding ABC transporter permease, producing MNQLEILRFALRGLLANKMRSSLTTLGILIGVAAVIMLVAVGEGSSRSIQQNIQRLGANTLTISPSFSGGGGGGGGGGAGAGMRTQGGNTGPRTQARQLSLADAKALTDKTLAPSVKSVSPVVTPASSTAAYGAASHTIAQFVGTYPSYFEATNKPVAKGTYFFNDDVLAARKVVVLGQTVVEELFGTVDPIGKQVSVSGVPFTVVGVLKEAGSTGMQDADDVAVAPLPAVQQSLSGFGSLSSIVVQATGAATTTTAQSEVTAILNQRHGITNDNPDYRLLNQATLQETVSAATGTFTVLLGAVAAISLLVGGIGITNIMLVTVTERTREIGIRKAIGAPRSAILGQFLLEATLLSLVGGLSGVLVAFLGTRFTIAGIEPVLVPSSVALALGVSVGIGLFFGSYPANRAAKLRPIQALRHE from the coding sequence GTGAACCAGCTCGAAATCCTCCGCTTCGCGCTGCGCGGCCTGCTGGCCAACAAGATGCGCAGCTCGCTCACCACGCTCGGCATCCTCATCGGCGTGGCCGCCGTCATCATGCTGGTGGCCGTCGGCGAGGGCTCCTCGCGCAGCATCCAGCAGAACATCCAGCGCCTCGGCGCGAACACGCTGACGATCTCCCCTTCCTTCTCCGGAGGCGGGGGCGGGGGCGGTGGCGGGGGAGCAGGCGCGGGCATGCGGACGCAGGGCGGCAACACCGGCCCCCGCACCCAGGCCAGGCAGCTCAGCCTGGCCGACGCCAAGGCGCTGACCGACAAGACGCTCGCGCCCTCGGTCAAGAGCGTCTCGCCCGTGGTCACCCCCGCCTCCTCGACCGCCGCGTACGGGGCCGCCAGCCACACGATCGCCCAGTTCGTCGGCACGTACCCGAGCTACTTCGAGGCCACGAACAAGCCCGTGGCGAAGGGCACGTACTTCTTCAACGACGACGTGCTGGCCGCCAGGAAGGTCGTGGTGCTCGGCCAGACCGTCGTGGAGGAGCTGTTCGGGACCGTCGACCCGATCGGCAAGCAGGTCAGCGTGTCCGGCGTGCCGTTCACGGTCGTCGGCGTGCTGAAGGAGGCCGGGTCCACCGGCATGCAGGACGCCGACGACGTGGCCGTCGCGCCGCTGCCGGCCGTGCAGCAGAGCCTGAGCGGGTTCGGCTCGCTCAGCTCGATCGTCGTCCAGGCGACCGGGGCCGCGACCACCACGACGGCCCAGTCGGAGGTCACGGCTATCCTCAACCAACGACATGGCATCACCAACGACAACCCGGACTACCGCCTGCTCAACCAGGCCACGTTGCAGGAGACCGTCAGCGCGGCGACCGGTACCTTCACCGTGCTGCTCGGCGCCGTCGCCGCGATCTCGCTGCTGGTGGGCGGCATCGGCATCACCAACATCATGCTGGTGACCGTCACGGAGCGCACCCGCGAGATCGGCATCCGCAAGGCGATCGGCGCGCCCAGGAGCGCCATCCTGGGCCAGTTCCTGCTGGAGGCCACGTTGCTGAGTCTGGTCGGCGGGCTGTCGGGGGTGCTGGTGGCGTTCCTGGGGACCAGATTCACGATCGCCGGCATCGAGCCCGTCCTGGTGCCGTCGTCGGTCGCGCTGGCGCTGGGCGTGTCAGTGGGGATCGGGCTGTTCTTCGGCAGTTATCCCGCCAACCGGGCGGCCAAGCTCAGGCCGATCCAGGCCCTGCGCCATGAGTAG